One Setaria viridis chromosome 3, Setaria_viridis_v4.0, whole genome shotgun sequence DNA window includes the following coding sequences:
- the LOC117850689 gene encoding G-type lectin S-receptor-like serine/threonine-protein kinase At4g03230 isoform X2, with protein sequence MELDPFHQSGPGHHRADILVAKDITGPMAPTSKSKKKVNIVIAVVVSITALAILLAVAGFFIWKAKKTKARKPGSSTWRAGPRSKEGSEGKDHGDDLELPVYDYETIAKATEDFSTENKLGEGGFGPVYKGKLEDGQEIAVKTLSRTSTQGLEEFKNEILLIAKLQHRNLVRLIGCSISGPEKILIYEYMENKSLDCFLFDTTKSKLLDWQTRYHIIEGIARGLLYLHQDSRYRIIHRDLKTSNILLDEEMTPKISDFGMARMFGNDDTEINTLRVVGTYGYMAPEYAMDGVFSVKSDVFSFGVIVLEIITGIRNRGVYSYSGHLNLLAHAWSLLNEGKGLDLVDENLDGSFDSDEVLKCLKVGLLCVQENPDDRPLMSQVLMMLASTDTASLPTPKQPGFAARTAAAEDRSWSKPDCSIVDSMTITMVEGR encoded by the exons CTCCAACAAGCAAGTCAAAGAAGAAGGTCAATATTGTGATTGCAGTTGTTGTCAGCATAACTGCACTGGCAATTCTTCTAGCAGTCGCAGGGTTTTTCATTTGGAAAGCAAAGAAAACCAAAGCAAGAAAACCAG GATCAAGCACATGGAGAGCTGGTCCACGCAGTAAGGAGGGGAGTGAAGGAAAGGATCATGGGGATGATCTGGAGCTGCCAGTATACGATTATGAGACAATAGCAAAAGCCACAGAGGATTTCTCAACTGAGAACAAGCTTGGTGAAGGCGGTTTCGGGCCTGTATACAAG GGCAAGCTCGAGGATGGACAAGAAATAGCTGTTAAGACACTTTCAAGAACATCAACACAGGGTCTTGAGGAATTCAAGAATGAGATTTTGTTGATAGCTAAACTCCAGCATCGGAATCTTGTTCGATTGATTGGGTGCAGCATTTCTGGACCCGAAAAGATACTTATATATGAATACATGGAAAACAAAAGCTTGGACTGCTTTCTGTTTG ACACAACCAAGAGCAAACTACTTGACTGGCAAACACGATATCATATAATTGAGGGGATCGCCCGAGGTTTACTGTATCTTCACCAGGACTCGAGATATAGAATCATCCACAGAGACCTCAAGACGAGCAATATTCTTCTGGATGAGGAGATGACTCCTAAAATTTCAGACTTCGGCATGGCTAGAATGTTTGGCAATGACGATACAGAAATCAATACTCTCAGAGTAGTTGGTACATA TGGTTATATGGCTCCTGAGTACGCAATGGATGGAGTGTTCTCGGTGAAATCAGATGTATTTAGCTTTGGTGTCATAGTGCTGGAAATCATTACTGGTATAAGGAACCGAGGTGTCTACAGCTACTCTGGCCACCTCAACCTTCTAGCACAT GCCTGGAGCTTGCTGAATGAGGGGAAGGGCCTAGATTTAGTCGATGAAAATCTGGATGGCTCCTTCGATTCAGATGAAGTGCTTAAATGCCTCAAAGTAGGGCTTCTATGTGTGCAAGAGAACCCCGACGACCGTCCCCTGATGTCCCAGGTGCTGATGATGTTGGCCAGCACTGACACTGCCTCGTTGCCAACTCCCAAGCAGCCGGGCTTCGCTGCAAGAACAGCTGCTGCCGAAGACAGGTCGTGGAGCAAGCCCGACTGCAGCATTGTCGACAGCATGACCATCACCATGGTTGAGGGTCGGTAG